Proteins from a genomic interval of Fusarium oxysporum Fo47 chromosome I, complete sequence:
- a CDS encoding FAD-dependent oxidoreductase-like protein — MKNNIIVICVSGLTSALILSRIQSNLVTIIAKHMPGDYDIEYASPWAGANFLPRFMRNPWYRDYMPDYREPLSTELRTGVDSGCEFDSACIKTAIYLPWLVRAPADIIVNASGFLASRLGGLDDDAVYPIRGHIVLRAAGGGTILSGTYEKGSWESSPNPNTALRITKRCIKLNPEVTK, encoded by the exons ATGAAAAACAACATCATTGTCATCTG TGTCTCAGGCCTTACGAGTGCCCTAATCTTATCCAGGATTCAATCTAATTTAGTGaccatcatcgccaagcaCATGCCTGGCGACTATGATATTGAGTATGCGTCGCCATGGGCGGGCGCCAATTTCTTGCC TCGTTTTATGCGGAACCCGTGGTATCGCGACTATATGCCGGATTATCGCGAGCCCTTATCAACAGAACTCCGCACGGGTGTCGACTCAGGCTGTGAGTTTGACTCCGCTTGTATAAAAACAGCCATCTATCTACCTTGGCTTGTAA GGGCTCCGGCTGATATTATTGTTAATGCCTCGGGATTTCTCGCGTCCAGACTCGGCggcttggatgatgatgccgtCTATCCAATTCGAGGGCACATCGTCCTG CGAGCTGCAGGTGGAGGTACGATTTTAAGCGGGACATATGAGAAGGGTAGCTGGGAATCTAGCCCAAACCCCAACACCGCGTTACGAATTACGAAGCGATGCATCAAGCTTAATCCCGAAGTGACAAAGTGA